One region of Flavobacterium pisciphilum genomic DNA includes:
- a CDS encoding SPFH domain-containing protein codes for MNIPIIILLIFGLFIFLSSFFTVKQQTSVIIERFGKFLSVRTSGLQLKIPMIDRIAGRVNLKIQQLDVIIETKTKDNVFVKLKVSVQFMVIKETVYDAFYKLEYPHDQITSYVFDVVRAEVPKLKLDDVFERKDDIAIAVKRELNEAMTTYGYTIINTLVTDIDPDIQVKNAMNRINAADREKTVAEFEAEASRIRIVAKAKAEAESKRLQGQGIADQRREIARGLVESVDVLNKVGINSQEASALIVVTQHYDTLQAIGADANSNLILLPNSPQAGSDMLNNMVASFSASNQVGEMMKKTNKKVKPVIETKPDYEAPEDSEIAQ; via the coding sequence ATGAACATTCCAATTATTATTCTTTTAATCTTCGGATTATTTATTTTCCTATCCTCATTCTTTACAGTAAAACAACAGACATCTGTAATTATAGAACGTTTTGGAAAATTTCTTAGTGTAAGAACTTCAGGTTTACAATTAAAAATACCAATGATTGATAGAATTGCTGGACGAGTAAATCTTAAAATTCAACAGCTTGATGTAATCATTGAAACAAAAACTAAAGACAACGTTTTTGTAAAACTTAAAGTATCTGTTCAATTTATGGTCATCAAAGAAACTGTTTATGATGCCTTTTACAAATTAGAATACCCACATGATCAAATCACATCTTATGTATTTGATGTAGTTCGTGCAGAAGTTCCAAAATTAAAATTGGATGATGTTTTTGAAAGAAAAGATGATATTGCAATTGCAGTAAAAAGAGAATTGAATGAAGCAATGACTACTTATGGATATACAATTATCAATACATTGGTAACTGATATTGATCCAGATATCCAAGTTAAAAATGCAATGAACAGAATTAATGCTGCAGATAGAGAAAAAACAGTTGCAGAATTTGAAGCTGAAGCATCTAGAATTAGAATTGTTGCTAAAGCAAAAGCTGAAGCAGAAAGCAAGAGATTACAAGGTCAAGGTATCGCTGATCAAAGAAGAGAAATTGCGAGAGGTCTTGTAGAAAGTGTTGATGTTTTGAATAAAGTTGGTATTAATTCACAAGAAGCCTCTGCTTTAATTGTAGTTACTCAACATTATGATACATTACAAGCTATTGGTGCAGATGCAAATTCTAACTTAATTTTATTACCAAATTCACCACAAGCGGGAAGTGATATGTTAAACAATATGGTAGCTTCTTTTAGTGCATCAAACCAAGTTGGTGAAATGATGAAGAAAACTAATAAAAAAGTTAAACCTGTAATTGAAACAAAACCAGATTA
- the gltX gene encoding glutamate--tRNA ligase, giving the protein MSKQVRVRFAPSPTGPLHIGGVRTALFNYLFAKKNNGVFYLRIEDTDQTRFVPGAEEYIMEALEWLGIAPEETVGKNEKFGPYRQSDRAALYQQYADQLINSGWAYYAFDTPESLDAHRKQHEAEGKTFIYNHHNREKLDTSLVISSEETAKRIANGEHYVIRFKTPVNETLHLQDIIRGEVKFETNLLDDKVLFKSDGMPTYHLANIVDDHLMETSHVIRGEEWLPSMPLHVLLYRAFGWDAPEFAHLPLILKPIGNGKLSKRDGDKLGFPVFPLEWKTEEGVSSGYREKGFFPEAVINFLALLGWNDGTDKEIFSLEELVAAFDLNRVHKSGAKFDPEKNKWFNHQHLIKRSNEDLAKDFSPILEEKGITVSKIDLVKIVSLIKERAHFVSEFWELSDFFFQAPTSYDEKATKNWKEETPALMQELTSVLENIEDFTSLNIETIVKDWMTKNEIGMGKVMQPFRLSLVGALKGPHLFDIVEMIGKEETISRIQKAIVAL; this is encoded by the coding sequence ATGTCAAAACAAGTTCGTGTGCGTTTTGCACCAAGTCCAACTGGACCTTTACATATAGGCGGTGTTCGTACTGCATTATTTAATTATTTGTTTGCCAAAAAAAACAATGGAGTTTTTTACTTGCGTATTGAAGATACCGACCAAACTCGTTTTGTTCCTGGTGCCGAAGAATATATAATGGAAGCATTAGAATGGTTGGGAATTGCTCCTGAAGAAACAGTAGGTAAAAACGAAAAGTTTGGTCCTTACCGTCAAAGTGATCGTGCAGCATTATACCAACAATATGCTGATCAATTAATAAATTCTGGATGGGCATATTATGCTTTTGATACTCCTGAATCATTAGATGCACATAGAAAACAACACGAAGCTGAAGGAAAAACATTTATATACAACCATCACAACCGTGAAAAATTAGATACTTCGTTAGTAATTTCTTCTGAAGAAACTGCTAAAAGAATTGCAAATGGTGAACATTATGTAATACGTTTTAAAACTCCAGTTAATGAAACGTTGCATTTACAAGATATCATTCGTGGTGAAGTTAAGTTTGAAACAAACTTATTAGATGATAAAGTTTTATTTAAAAGTGACGGAATGCCAACATACCATTTGGCAAACATTGTAGATGATCATTTGATGGAAACATCACATGTAATTCGAGGTGAAGAATGGTTACCATCTATGCCATTACATGTTTTATTATATAGAGCTTTTGGTTGGGATGCACCTGAATTTGCACATTTACCATTAATTCTAAAACCTATTGGTAACGGAAAACTATCTAAAAGAGATGGTGATAAACTAGGATTCCCAGTATTCCCATTAGAATGGAAAACTGAAGAAGGTGTTTCATCTGGTTATAGAGAAAAAGGATTTTTCCCAGAAGCAGTAATTAACTTCCTTGCATTACTTGGTTGGAATGACGGAACGGATAAAGAAATATTTTCATTAGAAGAATTAGTAGCTGCATTTGATCTGAACAGAGTTCACAAATCAGGAGCTAAATTTGATCCTGAGAAAAACAAATGGTTCAATCACCAACATTTGATAAAAAGAAGTAACGAAGATTTAGCTAAAGACTTCTCACCTATTCTTGAAGAAAAAGGGATTACAGTTTCTAAAATTGATCTAGTAAAAATCGTTTCGTTAATAAAAGAACGTGCACATTTTGTATCGGAATTTTGGGAACTAAGTGATTTCTTTTTTCAAGCACCAACATCTTACGATGAGAAAGCTACCAAAAACTGGAAAGAAGAAACTCCTGCTTTAATGCAAGAACTAACTTCTGTTCTAGAAAATATTGAAGATTTTACCTCTTTGAATATAGAAACTATAGTGAAAGATTGGATGACAAAAAATGAAATAGGAATGGGTAAAGTAATGCAACCTTTCCGATTGAGTTTAGTTGGAGCTTTAAAAGGTCCTCACCTATTTGATATAGTTGAGATGATTGGAAAAGAAGAAACAATCTCTAGAATTCAAAAAGCAATAGTAGCTTTATAA
- the ybeY gene encoding rRNA maturation RNase YbeY, with protein MINFNYETDFVLDNEEAFEEWLSAVILSENKKEGEISYIFCDDEYLHKINVEYLNHDTLTDIISFDYTVGNELNGDIFVSVERVRDNALDFNVTFENELKRVLAHGILHYCGYKDKSDADAALMRAKEEEKIAMFHVEL; from the coding sequence ATGATCAATTTTAATTACGAAACAGACTTCGTTTTAGATAATGAAGAAGCGTTTGAAGAGTGGCTTTCAGCTGTGATTCTTTCGGAGAATAAAAAAGAAGGTGAGATAAGTTATATATTTTGTGATGATGAATACCTTCATAAAATCAATGTAGAGTATCTTAATCATGATACACTTACTGATATTATCAGTTTTGATTATACAGTAGGTAACGAACTAAACGGAGATATATTTGTTTCTGTTGAAAGAGTTCGCGACAACGCTCTTGATTTTAATGTTACTTTTGAGAATGAATTAAAGCGTGTTTTAGCTCACGGTATATTACATTACTGTGGTTATAAAGACAAATCAGATGCTGACGCTGCTTTAATGAGAGCTAAAGAAGAAGAGAAAATTGCTATGTTCCACGTGGAACTATAA